From a single Streptomyces misionensis genomic region:
- a CDS encoding serine/threonine-protein kinase yields the protein MSEAERAGTSRQETRQGKSGRRLLAGRYRLGDVLGRGGMGTVWRAEDETLGRTVAVKELRFPSNIDEEEKRRLITRTLREAKAIARIRNNSAVTVFDVVDEDDRPWIVMELVEGKSLAEVIREDGVLKPRRAAEVGLAVLDVLRSAHREGILHRDVKPSNVLIAEDGRVVLTDFGIAQVEGDPSITSTGMLVGAPSYISPERARGHKPGPAADLWSLGGLLYAAVEGVPPYDKGSAIATLTAVMTEPLEEPKNAGPLRDVIYGLLSKDPAKRLDDAGARALLNKVIHAPEPEPLDATRVVPLPVQPDGEGKRGEEAAEKLRGALRSVRKAAGAAGAAATARPKSGDAPGTKAGGGPAAGKPAGDRTAPGDAAAGRTAPTAPAAGGSRPGAAVPGPGAHGPANSGPAKAGSGWPVMPPPDLDLPPRQAPRAPLTDVVPRRTLVIVAVVVALAVLGTVLALAFSGDDKDDKGAAKTPAGAGASAGHSQGKEPDGGTRTDGGSSTPAGTAAAPGTAASTTADASGSAPAVSTRKGGQGYAIGLPKGWSYRSHGAAGDRYTGPDGQKLLVAWTGTPKDDPVADWKNQERYMVRSQYHKVRIEKVDYRGWNTADWEFTYVDGGTEYRTIDRGFVVNGHLGYALMYTAKAGEWDGDLRKDTWKTLTGSFRPKS from the coding sequence ATGTCGGAGGCGGAGCGGGCGGGGACATCTCGTCAGGAGACTCGTCAGGGCAAGAGCGGACGGCGTCTCCTCGCCGGGCGGTACCGGCTGGGAGACGTGCTGGGCCGCGGCGGCATGGGCACGGTCTGGCGCGCCGAGGACGAGACCCTGGGCCGGACGGTCGCCGTCAAGGAACTGCGGTTCCCGTCGAACATCGACGAGGAGGAGAAGCGGCGCCTGATCACGCGCACCCTGCGCGAGGCCAAGGCGATCGCCCGGATCCGCAACAACAGCGCGGTGACGGTCTTCGACGTGGTCGACGAGGACGACCGGCCCTGGATCGTCATGGAACTGGTGGAGGGCAAGTCCCTCGCCGAGGTCATCCGCGAGGACGGCGTGCTCAAGCCCCGGCGCGCCGCCGAGGTCGGCCTCGCCGTCCTGGACGTGCTGCGCTCCGCCCACCGCGAGGGCATCCTGCACCGGGACGTGAAGCCGTCCAACGTGCTCATCGCCGAGGACGGCCGGGTCGTCCTCACCGACTTCGGCATCGCCCAGGTCGAGGGCGACCCGTCCATCACCTCCACCGGCATGCTCGTCGGCGCCCCGTCCTACATCTCCCCGGAGCGCGCCCGCGGCCACAAGCCCGGACCGGCCGCCGACCTGTGGTCGCTCGGCGGTCTGCTGTACGCGGCGGTCGAGGGCGTGCCGCCGTACGACAAGGGTTCGGCGATCGCCACGCTCACCGCGGTGATGACCGAGCCGCTGGAGGAGCCCAAGAACGCGGGCCCGCTGCGGGACGTCATCTACGGCCTGCTCAGCAAGGACCCGGCCAAGCGGCTCGACGACGCCGGGGCCCGGGCGCTGCTGAACAAGGTGATCCACGCGCCCGAACCGGAGCCGCTGGACGCCACCCGCGTGGTGCCGCTGCCGGTGCAGCCCGACGGCGAGGGCAAGCGGGGCGAGGAGGCCGCGGAGAAGCTGCGCGGCGCGCTGCGCTCGGTCCGCAAGGCGGCGGGCGCGGCCGGCGCCGCGGCCACGGCCCGGCCGAAGAGCGGCGACGCGCCGGGGACGAAGGCCGGGGGCGGCCCGGCGGCCGGCAAGCCGGCCGGTGACCGTACGGCTCCCGGGGACGCGGCCGCCGGCCGTACCGCGCCCACGGCCCCGGCCGCCGGCGGCAGCCGCCCGGGTGCCGCCGTGCCCGGCCCCGGAGCGCACGGCCCGGCCAACTCCGGTCCCGCGAAGGCCGGTTCGGGATGGCCCGTGATGCCGCCGCCGGACCTGGACCTGCCGCCGCGGCAGGCGCCGAGGGCACCGCTGACCGACGTGGTGCCCAGACGGACGCTGGTGATCGTCGCCGTGGTGGTCGCCCTCGCGGTGCTCGGCACCGTCCTGGCCCTCGCGTTCAGCGGCGACGACAAGGACGACAAGGGTGCCGCCAAGACCCCGGCCGGGGCCGGCGCCTCCGCCGGGCACAGCCAGGGCAAGGAGCCGGACGGCGGCACCCGTACGGACGGCGGGAGTTCCACGCCCGCCGGTACCGCGGCCGCGCCCGGCACCGCGGCGAGCACCACCGCCGACGCGAGCGGGAGCGCGCCCGCCGTCTCCACCCGCAAGGGCGGCCAGGGGTATGCGATCGGGCTGCCCAAGGGCTGGTCGTACCGGTCCCACGGGGCCGCGGGCGACCGCTACACCGGGCCCGACGGGCAGAAGCTGCTCGTCGCCTGGACCGGCACGCCCAAGGACGACCCGGTGGCGGACTGGAAGAACCAGGAGCGCTACATGGTGCGCTCGCAGTACCACAAGGTCCGGATAGAGAAGGTGGATTACCGCGGCTGGAACACGGCCGACTGGGAGTTCACCTACGTCGACGGCGGCACCGAGTACCGCACGATCGACCGCGGCTTCGTGGTGAACGGCCATCTCGGGTACGCGCTGATGTACACCGCGAAGGCCGGCGAGTGGGACGGCGACCTGCGCAAGGACACGTGGAAGACCCTGACCGGGTCCTTCCGGCCCAAGTCCTAG